From Salinirubellus salinus, the proteins below share one genomic window:
- a CDS encoding transcription initiation factor IIB family protein encodes MYRASDEVEHEAWLARLNEAADRLELDASARSRAADLFLSTLPEAERSKRAAMATALYVAALVEGDRRSQTAVAEAADVSRLTVQSRWKTLMAEAGLEPPSW; translated from the coding sequence GTGTACCGAGCGAGCGACGAGGTGGAACACGAGGCGTGGCTGGCACGGCTGAACGAGGCGGCCGACCGGCTCGAACTCGACGCCTCGGCCCGCTCACGCGCCGCCGACCTGTTCCTCTCGACACTCCCAGAGGCCGAGCGCTCGAAGCGAGCGGCGATGGCGACGGCGCTCTACGTCGCCGCACTCGTCGAGGGGGACCGCCGCTCGCAGACGGCGGTGGCCGAGGCGGCCGACGTCTCCCGGCTGACGGTCCAGAGCCGCTGGAAGACGCTGATGGCGGAGGCGGGGCTGGAACCGCCGTCGTGGTAG